The Apodemus sylvaticus chromosome 5, mApoSyl1.1, whole genome shotgun sequence genome has a segment encoding these proteins:
- the LOC127684376 gene encoding olfactory receptor 4C15-like — protein sequence MPNQTIVTEFILLGLSENPKVEKIVFVVFSFTYMATIGGNIIIAVTILCTPALLGSPMYFFLAFLSFLDACITSVITPKMIVDSLNDSKTISFEGCMTQIFAVHFFAAVEVIVLISMAYDRYVAICKPLHYSSIMNWRLCGTLVGIAWTGGFLHSIIQIIFTLQLPFCGPNVIDHFMCDLFPLLELACTNTYVYGLLVFANSGSICIIIFSMLLISYAVILFSLRSHSSKGRWKALSTCGSHIAVVVSFFVPCIFIYARTTSASSFEKKVVVFASIVTPLLNPMIYTFRNEEMKNAIRKMWNRFRMVCDKF from the coding sequence ATGCCAAACCAAACTATTGTAACAGAGTTCATCCTCCTGGGACTTTCAGAGAACCCAAAAGTTGAGAAAATAGTAtttgttgtattttcttttacctACATGGCAACAATCGGAGGCAACATAATAATTGCAGTGACAATCCTCTgcactcctgcactgcttggatcacccatgtacttcttcttGGCATTTCTGTCCTTCCTGGATGCATGCATTACTTCAGTCATCACACCAAAGATGATTGTTGACTCTCTCAATGACAGTAAAACCATATCCTTTGAAGGCTGTATGACACAGATCTTTGCTGTACATTTTTTTGCTGCAGTGGAAGTGATTGTCCTAATATCCATGGCCTATGACCGATATGTAGCTATTTGCAAGCCCTTACACTACTCTTCCATAATGAACTGGAGGCTCTGTGGCACATTGGTGGGGATAGCATGGACAGGGGGATTCTTACATTCTATCATACAAATTATCTTCACTTTGCAGCTGCCCTTCTGTGGACCCAATGTCATCGATCATTTCATGTGTGACTTGTTCCCATTACTGGAGTTGGCATGCACTAACACTTATGTTTATGGCCTTTTAGTGTTTGCCAACAGTGGGTCTATCTGCATCATAATCTTTTCTATGTTGCTGATCTCCTATGCTGTCATCCTATTCTCTCTTAGAAGTCACAGTTCCAAAGGGCGATGGAAAGCACTCTCCACTTGTGGATCCCACATTGCTGTTGTGGTTTCATTCTTTGTcccatgcatatttatatatgcacgAACTACATCTGCATCATCTTTTGAGAAAAAGGTGGTTGTATTCGCTAGCATCGTGACTCCATTGCTCAATCCTATGATTTACACtttcagaaatgaagaaatgaaaaatgccaTTAGGAAAATGTGGAACAGATTTAGGATGGTCTgtgacaaattttaa